A single genomic interval of Malania oleifera isolate guangnan ecotype guangnan chromosome 11, ASM2987363v1, whole genome shotgun sequence harbors:
- the LOC131167634 gene encoding uncharacterized protein LOC131167634: MNFRSLDEFWSFYVNQHSKPSTRRWHFVGTLTSILIFIYSVLFNWWFVFCVPLFGYGFAWYSHFFVEGNFPATFGHPFWSLLCDFKMFGLMLTGKMDKEIKRLGKRPVLQAF; encoded by the coding sequence ATGAATTTCAGAAGCTTGGACGAGTTCTGGTCCTTCTATGTCAACCAACACTCAAAACCATCCACTAGGCGTTGGCATTTCGTGGGGACTCTCACCAGTATTCTGATCTTTATATATTCAGTCCTCTTCAACTGGTGGTTTGTGTTCTGTGTGCCACTGTTTGGTTATGGCTTTGCCTGGTACAGCCACTTCTTCGTTGAAGGAAATTTTCCAGCTACGTTTGGTCACCCCTTTTGGTCCCTTCTGTGTGATTTCAAGATGTTTGGATTGATGCTAACTGGTAAAATGGACAAGGAGATTAAGAGGCTTGGGAAGAGGCCTGTTTTGCAGGCGTTTTGA